Part of the Henckelia pumila isolate YLH828 chromosome 2, ASM3356847v2, whole genome shotgun sequence genome is shown below.
TGGTAGCCGAGGAAAGCCAATGCCTCTGCGCTGTGTTTAACAATCGTGACATTTTGATAAGTCTCAACGTCACTCAACAAGATGGAATCAATCTTGCAAAATCTTGTGGAGCCAATGTTGATCAATCCAATTGCAAAAAGGGtattattatttgttttcttcttttatttaattaaatcatgcataacataaaatttcaagttaagttaatttttttgtaaattttattgAGTTTGTTTCTAAACAGATGCAGCCTCTCCCGCTGCACCCTCTCCTGTTGCTTCCCCAAAGGCTTCACCCGCACCTTCCACTTCTTCCAATGGTAAATTTTTATGCATTCATATATTAAGACGTACAAAATAATCTACCGGATCAGAGTATGCATGATATCTACTATCAAATGTCTTGTTTCGGAAATAAAAACGTCACCTTCTCAATTATAATATACAAATTGTATTtccataaaacaaaaaaaatttaaatacaaaACCTCTCTAGAAATGAAATTGattttaaatgaaaatttgTATTTCCATGTCGTCGAATCTGAACCTTACGTGATTATTGAAGTGGCGTGTCACATCAACCCCATCTTAGAAAAAATGAGTAGTCAAACTAAATATTTGACAATATAGGAGAACAAAATCCGAGTTTTCTTGattttcaaatatattaaaatcttgGCAAAGAaagaataaattataaaatttatctAATGAAATGTTGTTTCAGATTCTGCTGTGAGTCCACCTCCCAAAAGTGCAGGAAGCAGTATGATTTCCCATGCTGCTGGATCTCTAAGCTTGGCTGCAATtttcaatttaattatattagcATTCCGATTAATTGAAATCTAGTATAAAGTTATTCATCAAATGTTGGGTGGGTGGCTTTTTATTAATGAGATCTAGCTATTGTGTTAGACTGTCGAAATTCCATTGTTTCGAAcccaaaaaaatttttgtaaatattttttgctAAAATTTTACGATTGTCATATGCTCACTTCCTCTACTTTCCATTTCAtttacacatacaaacacacaCATGTAATCCTCACAAGAAGTCTCGTGAGAcgattaattttgtgagacggttTCTTAATAGACGCGACTCATGAAAAATTATACATTTTTATggcataatattatttttcattttatatatGGATCGGTTCGATCATTCTCACGGATAAATACCTATCTCtctatcttttattatttaccGAATGTAAATATCTCTTACTCCATTATCTGTATTATAGTACTTCCTCCGTTCCACTCATTTAGGctacatttattttttcatcAGTCCTAATGATACAGTTtagttttataaatatttaattttatagttcCTACTATTTCACCAATGTATCCCTATTAAGTTAATAAAAAATTGAATGTATCACCCCTGTGAGATCCCGGGTTTGTCGATGACCTCCTATGAAAGTTTTTTTGAGTTAATAACCCCTTGTACATGATTCAAGatctgtagcatacacaccctttCCAGGCTCCAGctaaaaaatgataaaataccctgcttaaataaatgattaaattaattttgttttataatatctatatttaattgaataaaataattaacttTTAGTTAAATtaatatgaaaattatatacaattattttatcttaatatttgttataagctaaatatattttaatagtaaattgtattattacattaaattaagtaataagtttttaattattttttaaataaaatttaatatttaaattaattaaggtgattgtataaataaaattcattgaaaatataatttaatgcattgtttttttaattaatttttcaacaAAGAGTGATAAAAGAGTTCATAAAAGTCATTTAAGAGCAGTTAGTAATTTTTCAACTTGAAGGGATGTGATGCTACagatctagaatcacagggggttatagGCTCCAAAAACATTCATAGGGGGTTGTCAGTAACACCGAGATTTACAGGGATGATAAATgttattttttcttaaattaatatcattaaCCATtcgtataattattttattctattaaaATCTTCGTTAAAGAAGGGCAAAATGGTAAATTGTTTTACACAATTCAGTTTTCTTGCTTCTAAGTTCTCTCTTAACTTGGTTGATTTCCTTTAAGAGTAGATACATTAACACAATAACTATAAacggatatatataatatattactaGAATCATATGTAagatataaatattatgtttaaATTTTGATATGTATAATTACTTGTTAAAGTAATAAAATTGTAAATCATTGTTAGCTTGATCTTTTAAGGGTCAGTTTGGATACAGAAGCTGAAAGCTTAAAAATGTGCTTAAATAAGTTCagttttttaagtgcttttatTTGAAAAAGCAGAATTAAATTTGGTGTTTGGATAAATGTTGAAAAAGcgcttttatttaaattattaaatatagtTAGAAGCATAATCTCAAAAAGCAACTACATCAGCTAAGAGTTGAAATTACATTTTCACATCTCTCTTGAAATCTGACATTCTTACAGCTTGGCTAGAGTTGGAGAACAAATTTGCATCCCGATTAGGTCATGAGTATAGATAGTGTTAAAGACGGAAATTCCCTCAGAAGGAAGTTTGAAGATTTTGGCAAAGTACACCTCATCAACAACCAACTGGTGTCCTGCAATAAAAGAATGATTGCTTCGTCGTGATTGCTATTGCACTGGCgataaattaagattaaatcctTCTCATAGATATCTCAATCTTTTGGAAGACTGAAGTA
Proteins encoded:
- the LOC140885122 gene encoding non-specific lipid transfer protein GPI-anchored 3-like isoform X2, whose translation is MANSHFVCLFFLVICSLVFVGFSDQEGGGDPLGCIQKLLPCQPYLKSQATPLPSCCVPMKQVVAEESQCLCAVFNNRDILISLNVTQQDGINLAKSCGANVDQSNCKKDAASPAAPSPVASPKASPAPSTSSNAWLELENKFASRLGHEYR
- the LOC140885122 gene encoding non-specific lipid transfer protein GPI-anchored 9-like isoform X1, which codes for MANSHFVCLFFLVICSLVFVGFSDQEGGGDPLGCIQKLLPCQPYLKSQATPLPSCCVPMKQVVAEESQCLCAVFNNRDILISLNVTQQDGINLAKSCGANVDQSNCKKDAASPAAPSPVASPKASPAPSTSSNDSAVSPPPKSAGSSMISHAAGSLSLAAIFNLIILAFRLIEI